A single window of Kineococcus rhizosphaerae DNA harbors:
- a CDS encoding dihydrolipoyl dehydrogenase family protein, whose product MITRADVAVVGSGSGGKMVAQQLAQAGRRVVLVERGLVGGYCPYLACVPAKSLLLSARSQLSWVAARAVRDEASAHRDDSAAAAELAGDGVEVVRAAARRIGPGRVELDDRVVEADAVVVGTGSSPVRPPLPGLDDADVAAATWTSEEALASPDLPARLVVLGGGAVAVELAQAYRGLGSEVALVQRGAHLLSKEPAWVGDVVAGALAADGVDVRTGDPAAGVAPGELRLESGAALAFDRLLVATGRAPVTDGFGFDAAWLTDSGALRTDARCRVTEGLYAVGDVTGISPYTHTANHQARTVVGELLGRGRDADYSAIPRAVYTDPTVFCVGATSGARSARFEVGGVERAALVELSRRREVTGAVELFVDDAGVLVGAACVGPDADSWGAELALAVRARLDVDLLWHHVRAFPTWSEAIFPALEELRG is encoded by the coding sequence GTGATCACTCGTGCTGACGTCGCCGTGGTGGGGTCGGGCTCCGGCGGCAAGATGGTCGCCCAGCAGCTCGCGCAGGCCGGACGCCGGGTGGTCCTGGTCGAGCGCGGGCTCGTCGGCGGCTACTGCCCCTACCTGGCCTGCGTCCCGGCGAAGTCGCTGCTGCTGTCGGCCCGCTCGCAGCTGTCGTGGGTCGCGGCGCGGGCCGTGCGGGACGAGGCGTCCGCGCACCGCGACGACTCCGCGGCCGCCGCGGAGCTCGCCGGGGACGGCGTGGAGGTGGTGCGCGCCGCGGCGCGCCGGATCGGCCCGGGACGCGTGGAGCTCGACGACCGGGTGGTGGAGGCCGACGCGGTCGTGGTCGGCACGGGCAGCTCCCCGGTGCGGCCGCCGCTGCCCGGCCTGGACGACGCCGACGTCGCGGCGGCCACGTGGACCTCGGAGGAGGCCCTGGCCTCCCCCGACCTGCCGGCCCGGCTCGTGGTGCTCGGCGGCGGGGCCGTCGCGGTCGAGCTCGCCCAGGCCTACCGCGGGCTCGGCAGCGAGGTGGCGCTCGTGCAGCGCGGGGCGCACCTGCTGTCGAAGGAACCCGCCTGGGTGGGCGACGTCGTCGCCGGTGCCCTGGCGGCCGACGGGGTGGACGTGCGGACCGGGGACCCGGCGGCCGGGGTGGCGCCCGGCGAGCTGCGGCTGGAGTCCGGGGCCGCGCTGGCCTTCGACCGGCTGCTGGTCGCCACGGGCCGCGCGCCGGTCACCGACGGCTTCGGCTTCGACGCGGCGTGGCTCACGGACTCGGGGGCCCTGCGCACGGACGCGCGCTGCCGGGTGACCGAGGGCCTGTACGCGGTCGGCGACGTCACGGGGATCTCGCCGTACACCCACACGGCGAACCACCAGGCCCGCACGGTCGTCGGCGAACTGCTCGGCCGCGGCCGGGACGCCGACTACTCCGCGATCCCCCGCGCCGTCTACACCGACCCCACGGTGTTCTGCGTGGGCGCGACGTCGGGGGCCCGCTCGGCGCGCTTCGAGGTGGGCGGGGTGGAGCGGGCCGCGCTCGTGGAGCTGTCCCGGCGCAGGGAGGTCACGGGGGCGGTGGAACTGTTCGTCGACGACGCCGGGGTCCTCGTGGGGGCGGCCTGCGTGGGCCCCGACGCCGACTCCTGGGGCGCCGAACTCGCACTGGCGGTGCGGGCCCGGCTCGACGTGGACCTGCTGTGGCACCACGTGCGGGCGTTCCCGACGTGGTCGGAGGCGATCTTCCCCGCGCTGGAGGAGCTGCGCGGCTGA
- a CDS encoding ABC transporter ATP-binding protein codes for MDEPAGLECVDVAKRFGTVQALDGLTMTLDAPATGLLGANGAGKSTLLRTALGLTRPDSGTVRILGLDTVRERAEVRRRVGFMPEHPCLPNDMSAQDVCVALARMRGLGRRDAVRRTSEVLFAVGLEEERRRPVGSYSLGMQQRTKLAQALVHGPDLVLLDEPTSGLDPAGREEMLAIVRRLSTELGIRVVASSHVLDDIERTCDEVVVLRSGTLAAQRPVAVGRDASGPAELRVTGDVGAFAVALEPRVAPYGVTLAPTRSGDIGLSASPDAALDAVQDLAAELGVGIERLVPAARGLEDVVVDAMAGGTR; via the coding sequence GTGGACGAACCAGCCGGGTTGGAGTGTGTCGACGTCGCCAAGCGCTTCGGCACCGTGCAGGCCCTCGACGGCCTGACGATGACGCTCGACGCGCCCGCGACGGGGTTGCTCGGGGCGAACGGGGCGGGCAAGTCGACGCTCCTGCGCACCGCGCTGGGGCTGACCCGGCCGGACTCCGGGACGGTGCGGATCCTCGGCCTGGACACCGTCCGGGAGCGGGCCGAGGTGCGCCGGCGGGTGGGTTTCATGCCCGAGCACCCGTGCCTGCCGAACGACATGTCCGCCCAGGACGTGTGCGTCGCGCTGGCCCGGATGCGGGGCCTGGGCCGGCGCGACGCCGTCCGCCGCACCAGCGAGGTCCTGTTCGCCGTGGGCCTGGAGGAGGAACGGCGCCGGCCCGTGGGTTCCTACTCCCTCGGCATGCAGCAGCGCACGAAACTCGCCCAGGCCCTCGTCCACGGACCCGACCTGGTGCTGCTGGACGAACCCACCTCCGGCCTGGACCCCGCGGGCCGCGAGGAGATGCTGGCCATCGTGCGGCGTCTGTCCACCGAACTGGGCATCCGCGTCGTCGCCAGTTCCCACGTCCTGGACGACATCGAGCGCACGTGCGACGAGGTCGTCGTCCTGCGGTCGGGAACGCTCGCGGCGCAACGCCCCGTCGCCGTCGGCCGGGACGCGTCCGGACCGGCCGAACTGCGCGTCACCGGGGACGTCGGCGCGTTCGCCGTGGCGCTGGAACCCCGCGTCGCCCCGTACGGCGTGACGCTCGCCCCCACCCGCAGCGGCGACATCGGCCTCAGTGCCAGCCCCGACGCCGCCCTGGACGCCGTGCAGGACCTGGCCGCCGAACTCGGCGTCGGGATCGAGCGGCTCGTCCCCGCCGCCCGCGGCCTCGAGGACGTCGTGGTCGACGCGATGGCGGGAGGCACCCGGTGA
- a CDS encoding ABC transporter ATP-binding protein, with amino-acid sequence MSTIEFENVSKWFADTVALSDVTVHIDAGVTGLLGHNGAGKSTALQLLAGATRPSQGTVRVLGRDPHADPAVNSGLGVVADGEATWAHASARTQVEFLARQRGVRNHRAATADVLQRVGLTDAADRRVGGFSKGMRQRVKLAQALVHDPQVLLLDEPLNGLDPAQRRADVDLLAALGAEGRTVLVSSHVLSEVERMAARVLVVVNGRLVAEGEPAGIRELLVDRPRTVRLEGDRVLELAGALLSEGLVESVRREGAGRPGVLVEAPRAVALAEAVPRLARVSGARLRRVEGVGEDLESVFAHLVRAARGAGR; translated from the coding sequence ATGAGCACCATCGAGTTCGAGAACGTCAGCAAGTGGTTCGCCGACACCGTCGCCCTGTCCGACGTCACCGTCCACATCGACGCCGGGGTGACCGGTCTGCTGGGGCACAACGGCGCGGGCAAGTCGACGGCGCTGCAGCTGCTCGCCGGCGCCACCCGGCCCAGCCAGGGCACCGTGCGCGTCCTGGGCCGGGACCCGCACGCCGACCCGGCCGTCAACTCCGGCCTCGGGGTCGTCGCCGACGGCGAGGCCACCTGGGCGCACGCGTCGGCGCGCACGCAGGTCGAGTTCCTGGCCCGCCAGCGGGGGGTGCGCAACCACCGCGCGGCGACCGCGGACGTCCTGCAGCGGGTCGGCCTCACCGACGCCGCCGACCGCCGCGTCGGGGGTTTCTCCAAGGGCATGCGCCAGCGCGTGAAGCTGGCCCAGGCCCTCGTCCACGACCCGCAGGTCCTGCTGCTCGACGAACCCCTCAACGGACTGGACCCGGCCCAGCGCCGGGCCGACGTGGACCTGCTCGCGGCCCTGGGCGCCGAGGGCCGGACGGTGCTGGTGAGTTCGCACGTGCTGTCCGAGGTGGAGCGGATGGCCGCGCGGGTCCTGGTCGTCGTCAACGGCCGCCTCGTCGCCGAGGGGGAGCCGGCGGGCATCCGCGAACTGCTCGTGGACCGGCCGCGGACGGTGCGGCTGGAGGGTGACCGCGTCCTGGAACTGGCCGGGGCGCTGCTGTCGGAGGGACTGGTGGAATCGGTGCGTCGCGAGGGTGCGGGCCGGCCGGGGGTCCTCGTGGAGGCCCCGCGGGCCGTCGCGCTGGCCGAGGCCGTGCCCCGGCTGGCCCGGGTCAGCGGAGCCAGGCTGCGGCGGGTCGAGGGTGTCGGGGAGGACCTGGAGAGCGTGTTCGCCCACCTGGTGCGCGCGGCGAGGGGAGCGGGCCGATGA
- a CDS encoding ABC transporter permease subunit — translation MSTTLYGFSLRGILFRGRTAGFAVLPLVVAVVVFVVIAITSVQNRYGVQNTFTGNLLTGLVVPIVALVLAIGAFGDERDARTLPLLRAIARPRWHTVVARFAAAWTATVVVSAPAVIACAVLGISVNQPAGRVVGGVLLATVLTSGAYCAFFLLLSLLTRRGLLAGLAYLVLWETFLAGLAPALRGLSIGSYGRRVAALAIPGDVPLGTVSSLGATGASLVLAGITVVAVVLSAVRLQRMDV, via the coding sequence ATGAGCACCACGCTCTACGGGTTCTCGCTGCGGGGCATCCTGTTCCGCGGCCGCACGGCGGGGTTCGCGGTGCTGCCGCTCGTCGTGGCGGTCGTCGTGTTCGTCGTCATCGCCATCACGAGCGTGCAGAACCGCTACGGCGTGCAGAACACCTTCACCGGCAACCTGCTGACCGGTCTCGTCGTGCCCATCGTGGCGCTCGTGCTGGCCATCGGGGCCTTCGGCGACGAGCGCGACGCGCGGACGCTGCCGCTGCTGCGCGCGATCGCCCGGCCCCGCTGGCACACCGTCGTCGCCCGGTTCGCGGCGGCGTGGACGGCCACGGTCGTCGTGTCGGCGCCGGCGGTCATCGCGTGCGCGGTGCTGGGGATCTCGGTGAACCAGCCCGCGGGCCGGGTCGTCGGCGGCGTCCTGCTCGCCACGGTCCTGACGTCGGGCGCGTACTGCGCGTTCTTCCTGCTGCTGTCGCTGCTGACCCGCCGCGGGCTGCTGGCCGGGCTGGCGTACCTCGTGCTGTGGGAGACGTTCCTGGCCGGGCTGGCGCCCGCGCTGCGGGGGTTGTCGATCGGGTCCTACGGGCGCCGGGTCGCCGCGCTCGCGATCCCCGGCGACGTCCCGCTGGGGACCGTGTCGTCGCTGGGGGCCACGGGGGCGTCGCTGGTGCTGGCCGGGATCACCGTGGTCGCCGTCGTGCTGTCGGCCGTGCGGCTGCAGCGCATGGACGTGTAG
- a CDS encoding sensor histidine kinase yields the protein MLNRLRAEWKRSTVLLRAVELLVAVVLFAVVRPPLSGASTSFAVSFTVAALAWIGWTVADPLSLRRPQALTGRRAVVVSVLLCVVAGSASFAAGRTEVGWVFAMAIVAALAAGRDVGVTSALALLVVGTAGVELGLLAAGSFPLSAVLGYPAGLLSAVLGGVLRAGRRDREEQARRLLTEQARGAALAERARIAREVHDVLAHSLGGLAIQLEVADALLSGDLTATAREAALQRVRTAHDLATSGLEETRRAVHALRVDAPPLPDSLASLAAGARENGTEVRLDVRGRPRPLGAGEVALLRTAQEALVNAAKHAAGSPVAVELEYGEADTTLVVTDSGSQRTATLRTVDGGFGLAGLRERLELAGGSLAAGPHGGGWRVTARVPL from the coding sequence GTGCTGAACCGCCTGCGCGCCGAGTGGAAGCGGTCGACGGTCCTGTTGCGGGCCGTCGAACTGCTGGTGGCGGTCGTCCTGTTCGCCGTCGTCCGTCCGCCCCTGTCGGGAGCCTCGACGAGCTTCGCGGTGTCGTTCACGGTCGCGGCGCTGGCGTGGATCGGCTGGACGGTCGCCGACCCCCTGTCGCTGCGGCGTCCGCAGGCCCTGACCGGCCGCCGGGCGGTCGTCGTGTCGGTCCTGCTGTGCGTCGTCGCCGGGTCCGCGAGCTTCGCCGCCGGCCGCACCGAGGTGGGGTGGGTGTTCGCGATGGCGATCGTCGCGGCCCTCGCGGCCGGGCGGGACGTCGGCGTCACCAGCGCCTTGGCGCTCCTCGTGGTCGGGACGGCCGGGGTCGAGCTGGGGTTGCTGGCCGCGGGGTCCTTCCCGCTGTCCGCCGTCCTGGGCTACCCGGCCGGGCTGCTGTCGGCCGTGCTCGGCGGCGTCCTGCGCGCCGGGCGCCGCGACCGGGAGGAGCAGGCCCGGCGGCTGCTGACCGAGCAGGCCCGGGGCGCGGCGCTGGCCGAACGCGCCCGCATCGCCCGCGAGGTCCACGACGTCCTCGCGCACTCCCTGGGCGGGCTCGCGATCCAGCTCGAGGTGGCCGACGCGCTGCTGTCGGGGGACCTGACCGCGACGGCCCGCGAGGCTGCGCTGCAGCGGGTCCGGACGGCGCACGACCTCGCCACCTCGGGGCTGGAGGAGACCCGGCGGGCCGTCCACGCCCTGCGGGTCGACGCCCCGCCGCTGCCGGACTCCCTCGCGTCGCTGGCGGCCGGGGCCCGTGAGAACGGCACCGAGGTCCGGCTCGACGTGCGGGGTCGTCCCCGTCCGCTGGGGGCGGGGGAGGTGGCGCTGCTGCGGACGGCGCAGGAGGCGCTCGTCAACGCGGCCAAGCACGCCGCCGGGTCTCCCGTGGCGGTGGAGCTGGAGTACGGCGAGGCCGACACGACGCTCGTCGTCACCGACTCCGGGTCGCAGCGGACCGCGACGCTGCGGACCGTCGACGGGGGTTTCGGGCTGGCGGGGTTGCGGGAGCGGCTGGAGCTGGCGGGCGGCTCGCTGGCGGCCGGGCCGCACGGTGGCGGGTGGCGGGTCACGGCCCGCGTCCCGCTGTGA
- a CDS encoding response regulator transcription factor, whose product MPALRVVVADDQTIVRDGLVALLDLLPDVEVVATAADGAQAVARVAEHAPDVVLMDLGMPSVDGVEATRRITAQHPDTAVVVLTTYADDASILGALQAGARGYLTKSAGRADIARALQAAAARQVLLDADVQARLLSAAANPAPPAPVELPDGLTEREADVLRLIARGRSNSEIARELVVSVATVKTHVNHLFAKTASRDRAQAVAYAHAHGLV is encoded by the coding sequence GTGCCCGCCCTGCGCGTCGTCGTCGCCGACGACCAGACCATCGTCCGCGACGGGCTCGTGGCCCTGCTGGACCTGCTGCCCGACGTCGAGGTCGTCGCCACGGCCGCGGACGGCGCGCAGGCCGTCGCCCGGGTCGCCGAGCACGCTCCCGACGTGGTGCTCATGGACCTCGGGATGCCGAGCGTCGACGGCGTCGAGGCGACCCGGCGGATCACCGCGCAGCACCCGGACACCGCCGTGGTCGTGCTCACGACGTACGCCGACGACGCGTCCATCCTCGGTGCGCTGCAGGCGGGCGCGCGCGGGTACCTGACCAAGAGCGCGGGCCGCGCCGACATCGCCCGGGCCCTGCAGGCCGCGGCCGCGCGCCAGGTCCTGCTCGACGCCGACGTGCAGGCCCGGCTCCTGAGCGCCGCGGCCAACCCCGCCCCGCCCGCCCCGGTGGAACTGCCCGACGGCCTCACCGAGCGCGAGGCCGACGTGCTGCGGCTCATCGCCCGCGGCCGGTCGAACTCCGAGATCGCCCGCGAGCTCGTGGTGTCGGTGGCGACCGTCAAGACGCACGTGAACCACCTGTTCGCCAAGACGGCGTCCCGCGACCGCGCCCAGGCCGTCGCCTACGCGCACGCCCACGGCCTCGTCTGA
- the galK gene encoding galactokinase yields the protein MSTPTTEFFDSPDRTATAQALAEAFRAAYGTDPEGVWSAPGRVNLIGEHVDYTGGLCLPLALPHRTFVALRPRTDGVVRVRSVQEPDEVAVPLDEVGEGSPEGWAAYVAGVPWALLRKGFEGLALTGGFDALVDGHVPYGSGLSSSAALECAVAVALGELVEAPLDDTGRAGLAGACQLAENVVAGANTGGMDQAASLRCHEGGAILLDTDDDSVAQVPLDLAGAGLALLVVDTRAEHSHAGGEYGARRADVEHAADVLGVPNLRAVPFADLDAALDRLDGDVLRRRVKHAVTEIERVRRTAELLRAGRPAEIGDLLNASHDSLRDDYEVSCRELDLTVDVARAHGALGARMTGGGFGGSAIALVRSQDVAAVADAVAAAFAEQGLTAPRFLSALPSAGADRDL from the coding sequence GTGAGCACTCCCACGACCGAGTTCTTCGACTCCCCCGACCGCACCGCCACCGCGCAGGCGCTCGCCGAGGCGTTCCGCGCCGCCTACGGCACCGACCCCGAGGGTGTCTGGTCGGCGCCGGGCCGGGTGAACCTCATCGGTGAGCACGTCGACTACACCGGCGGGTTGTGCCTGCCGCTGGCGCTGCCGCACCGCACGTTCGTCGCGCTGCGCCCGCGCACCGACGGCGTCGTCCGGGTGCGCTCGGTGCAGGAACCCGACGAGGTCGCCGTGCCCCTCGACGAGGTCGGCGAGGGCTCCCCCGAGGGCTGGGCCGCCTACGTCGCGGGTGTCCCGTGGGCGCTGCTGCGCAAGGGTTTCGAGGGTCTCGCGCTGACCGGTGGTTTCGACGCCCTCGTCGACGGCCACGTCCCGTACGGCTCGGGCCTGTCGTCGTCGGCGGCCCTGGAGTGCGCCGTCGCGGTCGCGCTCGGGGAACTGGTGGAGGCACCGCTGGACGACACCGGGCGCGCCGGGCTGGCCGGCGCCTGCCAGCTCGCCGAGAACGTCGTGGCGGGCGCGAACACCGGGGGCATGGACCAGGCCGCGTCCCTGCGCTGCCACGAGGGCGGGGCGATCCTGCTCGACACCGACGACGACTCCGTCGCGCAGGTCCCCCTCGACCTCGCCGGGGCCGGGCTGGCGCTGCTCGTCGTCGACACCCGCGCCGAGCACTCGCACGCCGGCGGGGAGTACGGCGCGCGGCGCGCGGATGTCGAGCACGCCGCCGACGTGCTGGGGGTGCCGAACCTGCGCGCCGTGCCGTTCGCCGACCTCGACGCCGCGCTGGACCGGCTCGACGGGGACGTGCTGCGCCGCCGGGTGAAGCACGCCGTCACCGAGATCGAGCGCGTCCGGCGCACCGCGGAACTGCTGCGGGCCGGGCGTCCCGCGGAGATCGGCGACCTGCTGAACGCCTCCCACGACTCGCTGCGCGACGACTACGAGGTGTCCTGCCGCGAGCTGGACCTGACCGTCGACGTCGCCCGCGCCCACGGCGCCCTCGGGGCCCGCATGACGGGTGGGGGGTTCGGCGGGTCGGCCATCGCCCTCGTCCGGTCGCAGGACGTGGCGGCGGTCGCCGACGCCGTCGCGGCCGCGTTCGCCGAGCAGGGCCTGACCGCCCCGCGGTTCCTGTCCGCGCTGCCGTCCGCCGGGGCCGACCGGGACCTCTGA
- the galT gene encoding galactose-1-phosphate uridylyltransferase, with amino-acid sequence MSHPFRKTSVPMADGRELLYFDDTEPWLSGERVRDAVDHRPLAPADETLRGGSQVRFDPLTGDWIAMASHRNDRTLMPPPDQDPLAPTVPGGFPTEIADSSYDVVAFENRFPSFSNRIGGEAGFLDGEDLWPTRPAAGRCEVVCFTSDTHGSFATLPPHRARTVLEAWIDRTEALNATEGVEQVFVFENRGAEIGVTLPHPHGQIYGYPYVTPKTTAMLRRAREHREATGRNLFRDVLDAERRAGHRVVLSTEHFTAYVPAAARWPVEVHLAPHRDVPDLAALTDAERTDLVGAYLDLLGRLDRYYPDDHPMPYIAGWFQAPAHEGRDEFRLHLQVFSVQRGPGKVKFLAGSESAMAAWINDTTPEKVAARLREVSQ; translated from the coding sequence ATGAGCCACCCGTTCCGCAAGACGTCGGTCCCCATGGCCGACGGGCGGGAACTGCTGTACTTCGACGACACCGAACCCTGGTTGTCCGGCGAGCGCGTCCGCGACGCCGTCGACCACCGGCCGCTGGCCCCGGCCGACGAGACCCTGCGCGGCGGGTCGCAGGTGCGGTTCGACCCCCTGACGGGCGACTGGATCGCCATGGCCTCGCACCGCAACGACCGCACCCTCATGCCGCCGCCGGACCAGGACCCGCTGGCCCCCACCGTCCCCGGCGGGTTCCCCACCGAGATCGCCGACTCCAGCTACGACGTCGTCGCCTTCGAGAACCGGTTCCCGTCGTTCTCGAACCGCATCGGGGGCGAGGCCGGGTTCCTCGACGGCGAGGACCTGTGGCCCACCCGCCCGGCCGCCGGGCGCTGCGAGGTCGTCTGCTTCACCTCCGACACCCACGGCTCGTTCGCGACGCTGCCCCCGCACCGCGCCCGGACCGTGCTGGAGGCGTGGATCGACCGCACCGAGGCGCTCAACGCGACCGAGGGCGTCGAGCAGGTGTTCGTGTTCGAGAACCGCGGCGCGGAGATCGGCGTCACCCTGCCCCACCCGCATGGGCAGATCTACGGCTACCCCTACGTCACGCCGAAGACGACCGCCATGCTGCGCCGCGCCCGCGAGCACCGCGAGGCCACGGGCCGCAACCTGTTCCGCGACGTCCTCGACGCCGAACGCCGCGCCGGGCACCGCGTCGTCCTCTCCACCGAGCACTTCACCGCCTACGTGCCCGCCGCCGCGCGCTGGCCCGTGGAGGTCCACCTGGCCCCGCACCGCGACGTCCCGGACCTGGCGGCCCTCACCGACGCCGAGCGCACCGACCTCGTCGGCGCCTACCTCGACCTGCTGGGCCGCCTCGACCGGTACTACCCCGACGACCACCCCATGCCGTACATCGCGGGCTGGTTCCAGGCCCCCGCCCACGAGGGGCGCGATGAGTTCCGCCTGCACCTGCAGGTGTTCAGCGTGCAGCGCGGCCCCGGCAAGGTGAAGTTCCTCGCCGGGTCCGAATCGGCCATGGCGGCCTGGATCAACGACACGACGCCCGAGAAGGTGGCGGCCCGACTCCGCGAGGTTTCCCAGTGA
- a CDS encoding DeoR/GlpR family DNA-binding transcription regulator, with amino-acid sequence MLAHQRQELILDAVRAHGGVRVADLVERLGVSEMTVRRDIGELSRQGLVARVHGGAAALGRSSEEPGFAAKSTLRTDAKRAVARAALRFAEPGASVALSAGTTTAALAAELPAVPGLTVLTNSPRVADLLHGQGPTVIQAGGVRTPSDALVGPVARASLTGLHVDVLFLGVHGLDVRAGLTTPNLLEADTNRALMDCAARVVVVADASKHGVVGLTSFAGLDAVDVLVTDDTLDPTDRTTLADHVGELVIAEPLEDLR; translated from the coding sequence GTGCTGGCCCATCAGCGGCAGGAGCTGATCCTCGACGCGGTCCGTGCGCACGGCGGCGTGCGCGTGGCCGACCTCGTCGAGCGCCTCGGCGTCTCCGAGATGACCGTCCGCCGCGACATCGGCGAGCTGTCCCGCCAGGGCCTGGTCGCCCGCGTCCACGGCGGGGCCGCCGCCCTCGGCCGCTCCAGCGAGGAACCCGGCTTCGCCGCCAAGTCGACCCTGCGCACCGACGCCAAGCGCGCCGTCGCCCGCGCCGCCCTCCGCTTCGCCGAACCGGGCGCCTCCGTCGCGCTGTCGGCCGGCACGACCACCGCGGCGCTGGCCGCCGAGCTGCCCGCCGTCCCCGGCCTCACCGTCCTCACCAACTCCCCCCGCGTCGCCGACCTCCTGCACGGGCAGGGCCCGACCGTCATCCAGGCCGGTGGCGTCCGCACCCCCTCCGACGCCCTCGTCGGCCCCGTCGCGCGCGCCTCGCTGACCGGCCTGCACGTCGACGTCCTCTTCCTCGGCGTCCACGGCCTCGACGTCCGGGCCGGGCTCACGACGCCGAACCTGCTCGAGGCCGACACCAACCGGGCCCTCATGGACTGCGCCGCCCGGGTGGTCGTCGTCGCCGACGCCTCCAAGCACGGCGTCGTCGGGCTGACGTCGTTCGCCGGCCTCGACGCCGTCGACGTCCTCGTGACCGACGACACCCTCGACCCCACCGACCGCACCACCCTGGCCGACCACGTCGGCGAACTCGTGATCGCAGAGCCCCTGGAGGACCTGAGATGA
- the trpS gene encoding tryptophan--tRNA ligase translates to MSVQAAHTVTSSGRPRLLSGMQPTSGSLHLGNYLGALKQWVALQDTHEALYCVVDLHALEAGPDPAELRERSRWTAAQYIAAGIDPERSALFVQSHVPAHAQLAWVLNCITGFGEASRMTQFKDKSAKRGTDSITVGLFTYPVLMAADILLYQAAEVPVGEDQRQHLELTRNLAQRFNSRFGDTFVVPEPFIPKETAKIFDLQDPTAKMSKSSSSPNGIVDVMDDPKVTAKKIRSAVTDTGREVLFDPVDKAGVSNLLSIHSALSGRTIAQLEADFAGRGYGDLKKELAEVVTDALGPVRTRATELMADPGALDELLARGADRANEIAEQTLATVYDKVGLVARPAGRGR, encoded by the coding sequence ATGTCGGTGCAGGCAGCTCACACGGTCACCAGCTCGGGGCGTCCTCGCCTGCTGTCGGGCATGCAGCCCACCTCCGGGTCGCTGCACCTCGGCAACTACCTCGGCGCGCTGAAGCAGTGGGTGGCCCTGCAGGACACCCACGAGGCGCTGTACTGCGTCGTCGACCTGCACGCCCTCGAAGCGGGACCCGACCCGGCCGAGCTGCGCGAGCGGTCCCGCTGGACCGCCGCGCAGTACATCGCCGCGGGCATCGACCCCGAGCGCTCGGCGCTGTTCGTCCAGAGCCACGTCCCCGCCCACGCCCAGCTCGCCTGGGTGCTGAACTGCATCACCGGCTTCGGCGAGGCCAGCCGGATGACGCAGTTCAAGGACAAGTCCGCCAAGCGGGGCACCGACTCCATCACCGTCGGGCTGTTCACCTACCCGGTCCTCATGGCCGCCGACATCCTGCTCTACCAGGCCGCCGAGGTCCCCGTCGGCGAGGACCAGCGCCAGCACCTGGAGCTGACCCGCAACCTCGCGCAGCGGTTCAACTCCCGCTTCGGCGACACCTTCGTCGTGCCCGAGCCCTTCATCCCGAAGGAGACGGCGAAGATCTTCGACCTGCAGGACCCGACGGCCAAGATGAGCAAGTCCTCCTCCTCGCCCAACGGCATCGTCGACGTCATGGACGACCCGAAGGTCACGGCCAAGAAGATCCGCTCGGCCGTCACCGACACCGGCCGCGAGGTCCTGTTCGACCCGGTGGACAAGGCCGGCGTCTCCAACCTGCTGTCCATCCACTCCGCCCTGTCCGGTCGCACGATCGCCCAGCTCGAGGCCGACTTCGCCGGCCGCGGCTACGGGGACCTGAAGAAGGAGCTCGCCGAGGTCGTCACCGACGCCCTGGGCCCGGTCCGCACGCGGGCCACCGAGCTGATGGCCGACCCCGGCGCCCTCGACGAGCTGCTGGCCCGCGGGGCCGACCGCGCGAACGAGATCGCCGAGCAGACCCTGGCGACGGTCTACGACAAGGTCGGTCTCGTCGCCCGGCCCGCGGGACGGGGCCGGTGA